In Bacillus weihaiensis, the genomic stretch AAAACCAAATCCGTATGAAAATCCTTCGTTTTTAATTGTTTCTTGAAATTCTTTAGAAATTGTTGATCCATTTTAATAAGCTGTTCATTATTTGCATAATAGTATATATCAAAATGGTGATCTAAGAATGTTAAAAAGGTCAGTAAGTCTGTTCCTGATTTCCTAATATAATGACTGTCAAATTCAATAAAACCGAGACAATCTTTGCTTTTATCAATAAGGTCAGTCATCCCATTTAACACAAAAGCCTCAAAGCCTTCCACATCTACTTTGAATAACACTCGTTCTTTACTTAATTCTTTTCCTTCAAAGATTGAGTCAACTCGAATGCTATTGATTGAATGTTTTTCCATTAATTTATTATTTTTGACTCTTATGGCTGAAGATGTGCCAGACCACATGCGATTTACAAAAAAGTCTTGTTTATGATCATCACGGTCAGATGCAAGGGCATGGATAATTTTCATTTGTTTTTTGTTTTTATGCTCACTTCTTGAACGTTCAATATAAGGAATTAATTGTTTATTTGCCTCAAAGCCTAAAATGATCGTTTCGCTCTTATAATTTGTAGAAAACATGCATTCTCCATAATTCACGCCAATATCTAATACAATGGTAGGATTGAACGTTAAGACAGATTTCTTCCAGAATTTAATTAATCTCGATTGTGTTTCACCATTCTTTAATAATAAAGCTCTTCCACGATTCTCAGCCGAATCAATATAAAGCGAGTTTTCAGAATTTAAAGCTATCTTATTTGGAATTCGATGCCCATTTATTGTTTTGTATTTTAATAAAAGGCCTAGATTAATTACATATTTCCATGTATTCGGATATCTGTCTAAAAATTTCATAACGAATGGTTTTGGCAGTAAATACATAGTCTGATCCTCCCTACCTGTACTAATTCAAGCTGTAATTTTAATTATATAAAAAGTTTTTTAATTCTTTGTAAACTTGTGATGTAAAATTTATTAAATTTTAGATGATTCATCTTTTGGTAATTTATAGTTCTAAGTACACCATATTGAAATGCAAAAAATGAGAAATAATTCCTGTATACACACAACTGATATCAGACAATAGTTTTGTTTTCTTTTACAAATTTAAGAAATTCCTCAAACTTTTGGATAATTGTGGTATATGTAATGGGGAGTTTATTTTTATACATAAAGAAGAATTGGACAAGGGGTCATATTTTAATAGAAAGCTATTCTCAATAGGAGAGGATTGATGGCTAATTTGAAAGTGTATGAGGCTAAGTCGTTACGTGAGTCGATGGAAGATCGTTCGAATGAATACGCCCGATTACGAGAGCAATTACAGAGTCTTAAAAAGCAATTTACACAGATTGTTCAGCTTGATGAAAATCTTCAAGGAAAAGGGGCTATTGCTATTAAAGGCTTTTACCAAGCCCAAATTGATGTAATCGTCGCCCTCCTTCGCCTTGTTGACATGCAAGTCGCTTTCTTTAACGGAATCTCAGGAAACATGGAGGATCTTAAGCTTTCAGGTAGTACAAAGGTCGATGAAACCTTCCTTGAACATGATCTTACCGTTCATGAGAACAATCATTTCAATATGGTCGAAAATCAGCAAGAAGATCTAAAAACCATTCTCAATAGAATTGATGACCTAGTCTCTATTCAAGCTTTTTCGACTGATTCATTCGAGAGTAAGTTGGAAGAGGCTAGAAAAAGGAGAAAAGATACCCTTGAAGCGGTAGATACTCTCGATCAGCAGCTTTTAGAGGAATATAAGCTATCCGAACATGCAGAGCTTCACGCAACAGCCCTGTTTAGACAATTAATTGAGGCAACAAAGCAGGGAAATACCATCTCTCCTATCAATTTTAACGCAACAGCCTATAAAGCGAGTGAAGCGTATCAGCTAAATCAGGAGATGGCGGACTACACAGACGACTATTTGTCCTTCAAAGCTGAACAAGAACGTTACAGAGAAGAGCTCAAAAAAGCAGAAGAGCTTGAAAATCGACCAGCTTACAAGAAAATGTGGGACTCTATGAAAACCTTCACTGGCGAACTAACCGGATATCATGATTTTATCCGGGCAACAGAAGGTGTTGACCCTGTCACTGGCGAAAAACTATCAGAGTCACAACGAGTGATGGCCGGTGCAATGGCTGCCGCTGGATTTATTCCAATCGTCGGATGGGGCGGACGTGCTTTTAAAGGTGGAAGTGTCATTGTGAAAACAGCCAAAGGAATGAACGCCACCGATCAAGCTCTATCACTCTATAAAACACCGAAAACCTTTCAATACCTAGAAAAAGCAGAATTAGGGATTTATGGCCTAGCCTCCGCAAACGGCATGAGTGAATACATCACAGGAAAAGACATGTTTGGTCATGACCTAACGGAGATCGAACGCCAGCAAAGCCTATACACAGGAGTCCTCGGATCCGTCATGTTCGCATCTCCACTCCTGCCAACCTTCATAAAAAATGGTAAACTAGTAAAAGAAGAAACACGAAACAAGCTAGGTGAACTAACAACCAAAACAAAAGCCGGAACTCACTATGTCTTCAATGAAGTCGCAGGTGGCATGAACGTACTCCTGCGAAATCAAGGAATGGAAGTCGCCTATAGTGCGAGTCATGTGGTTCCAAGGGTGATGAGTACGAAGGAAGTTAGTAAGAGGGTTGAAGAGGCTGGGGTTGTGTTTGCGGTTAAGGGTACGGGTAAATATCAAGTTGGAGCATATAAAGATATTAAAGGAGTAGAAGGACTTGATGCCCATCATGCTGGACAGAAGGCAGCAATGAAGAAATTAGTAGATAATTATGATTTAAATACGGCACCTGCAATTAATGTTCCAAAGGTGGGGCACACCATTAAAGGACCTAATGGAATAGTTTCTAGAAGTACAAAAGG encodes the following:
- a CDS encoding FkbM family methyltransferase; amino-acid sequence: MYLLPKPFVMKFLDRYPNTWKYVINLGLLLKYKTINGHRIPNKIALNSENSLYIDSAENRGRALLLKNGETQSRLIKFWKKSVLTFNPTIVLDIGVNYGECMFSTNYKSETIILGFEANKQLIPYIERSRSEHKNKKQMKIIHALASDRDDHKQDFFVNRMWSGTSSAIRVKNNKLMEKHSINSIRVDSIFEGKELSKERVLFKVDVEGFEAFVLNGMTDLIDKSKDCLGFIEFDSHYIRKSGTDLLTFLTFLDHHFDIYYYANNEQLIKMDQQFLKNFKKQLKTKDFHTDLVLMKK
- a CDS encoding ribonuclease YeeF family protein, giving the protein MANLKVYEAKSLRESMEDRSNEYARLREQLQSLKKQFTQIVQLDENLQGKGAIAIKGFYQAQIDVIVALLRLVDMQVAFFNGISGNMEDLKLSGSTKVDETFLEHDLTVHENNHFNMVENQQEDLKTILNRIDDLVSIQAFSTDSFESKLEEARKRRKDTLEAVDTLDQQLLEEYKLSEHAELHATALFRQLIEATKQGNTISPINFNATAYKASEAYQLNQEMADYTDDYLSFKAEQERYREELKKAEELENRPAYKKMWDSMKTFTGELTGYHDFIRATEGVDPVTGEKLSESQRVMAGAMAAAGFIPIVGWGGRAFKGGSVIVKTAKGMNATDQALSLYKTPKTFQYLEKAELGIYGLASANGMSEYITGKDMFGHDLTEIERQQSLYTGVLGSVMFASPLLPTFIKNGKLVKEETRNKLGELTTKTKAGTHYVFNEVAGGMNVLLRNQGMEVAYSASHVVPRVMSTKEVSKRVEEAGVVFAVKGTGKYQVGAYKDIKGVEGLDAHHAGQKAAMKKLVDNYDLNTAPAINVPKVGHTIKGPNGIVSRSTKGIDNPRQLLARDIRELRRVYDDIPNSALKELIELNKKMYPEMRK